The Pseudomonas chlororaphis subsp. piscium genome contains the following window.
TTCCGGTCCTGTACACGCCGTACATCTACTTCCCGATCGACGACCGTCGCCAATCCGGCTTCCTGCCGCCGACCATCGGCAGCGGCAGCGACACCGGCTTCATGCTGGTCACTCCGTACTATTTCAACCTGGCGCCGAACTACGACGCCACGTTGTACCCGCGCTACATGAGCAAGCGCGGTATGTTGATGGAAGGCGAATTCCGCTACCTGACCAAGTCCAGCGAAGGTCAGTTCGGCGCGGCGTACCTCAACGACGACAATGATGACCGCAAGCTGCAGTCGGACTACGAAAAAACCCGCTACATGTACAACTGGCAGCACAAGGGCGGGCTCGATTCGCGGGTAATGACCGAGGTCGACTACACCAAGATCAGCGATCCGTACTACTTCCAGGATCTGCAGACTGATCAGATCGGTGTGGAAAGCCGTGATTACATCAACCAGCAAGGTGCTGTGACCTACCGCGGCGACACCTATGCCGCGCGGCTCAATGCCCAGGCTTATGAGCTGGCCACGGTTTCCAACGTCACGCCATACAATCGTTTGCCGCAAATCACCCTGAATGGCTTCTTGCCGCAGCATCCGGGCGGTTTGGACTTTAAATATGAAACCGAGATTGTTCGATTTGAACGTGACCTTAAAACAGGCACCTACACTGACGAGAACGGTGGGGAAGCCAAGCGCCTCGACACCAACATTTTCGGTCTAGCTCGTGCCAACGGTAACCGTCTCAATCTTGCACCGTCCGTGAGCCTCCCTCTGAACTGGACATATGGTTTCCTGAAACCTTCTCTCAAGTACCAGTACACTCAGTACGACCTGGACCTTGATGGCCAAGGTAAACGTGATATCGCAGGACAGGGCCCAGAAGGCGATCGTCTGAACGGCACTTACAGCAGCAATCAGAACCGTGGCGTACCAATCGTCAGCGTCGATAGCGGCCTGTACTTCGACCGCAGCACCCAATGGTTCGGCAAGAACTATCGCCAGACCCTGGAACCACGCCTCTACTATCTCTATGTACCAGAGAAAGACCAGAGCGACATTCCGGTATTCGACACCGGCGAAAGCACTTTCAACTACTCGTCGCTGTTCCGTGATAACCGCTTCTCCGGCTCCGACCGTGTAGGTGATGAGAACAAACTGTCTCTCGGCATCACCAACCGCTGGATCGAAGAAAACGGCTTTGAGCGTCAGCGCATCAGTGTTGGCCAGGCCTTGTACTTCAAGGACCGTGAAGTCCAGCTGCCAGGTATCGATGCGAAAACCCGTGACGACGCGCACTCCAACGTCTCGCCTTATGCGCTGGAGTACGAGTACCGCTGGAACCGCGACTGGCGCACCACTGCCGACTACAACTGGGATCCGGATACCCGTAGCCCACGCTCCGGCAGTGCGATGTTCCACTACCAGCCGGAAGACAACCCGAACAAGGTCATCAACGCCGGTTATCGCTATCGCAACGACCTGGTTCGCTACGATCAGTCCACGGGTAAATGGTCGGTGGGTGGCGGTGACTACGGCACCCCAGGCACTCCTGGCTACGTGAAGGACTATTACAAGATCAAGCAGCACGACTTCTCGGTGATCTGGCCGATCGTGCCGCAATGGAACCTGATCAGCCGCTGGCAGTATGACTACAACCGCAACCGTACCCTCGATGCCTTCGGTGGTTTCGAATACGACAACTGCTGCTGGAAACTGCGCCTGATCAACCGTTACTGGGTCAAGTATGACGAAACCAGTCAAGACGCCCCTTCGAACGAGAAAGGCGACCATGGCATCTTCCTGCAAATCGTCCTGAAAGGACTCGGCGGCCTTACCGGCGCCAAGGTAGAGAGCTTCCTCGACAAAGGCATTCAAGGTTACCGTGAACGTGAAGACCAAGCTTTCTGATTGTCTGCGCCCGCTGATGCTGGGCGCGTTGTTCCTGGGTACCGCGGCGAGCGCCGCGGTACAACCCATCGACAAAGTGGTGGCCATCGTCGATAACGACGTGGTCATGCAGAGCCAGCTGGACCAACGGGTTCACGAAGTTCAGCAAACCATCGCCAAGCGCGGCGGCGGTATGCCACCCGCCGAGGTCCTGAACCAGCAGGTACTGGAACGCCTGATCGTCGAAAACCTGCAACTGCAGATCGGCGAACGCTCTGGCATCCGCATTACCGATGAAGAGCTGAACCAGGCCGTCGGCACCATCGCTCAACGCAACAACATGACGCCCGATCAATTTCGCGCCGCCCTGGCTCGTGATGGCCTGTCCTATCAGGACGCCCGTGAGCAGATTCGCCGCGAGATGATCATCAGCCGTGTGCGTCAGCGTCGTGTTGCCGAGCGCATTCAAGTGTCCGAGCAGGAAGTGAAGAACTTCCTTGCCTCCGATCTGGGCAAGATGCAACTGTCCGAAGAACTGCACCTGGCCAATATCCTGATTCCAACCCCGGAAAGCGCCAACTCCGAAGCGATTCAGAGCGCCGCGCGCCAGGCCATGGACATCTATCAGCAACTCAAGCAAGGCGCCGACTTCGCTCAGCTGGCCATCGCCCGTTCGGGCAGCGACAACGCCCTGGAAGGCGGCGACATGGGCTGGCGTAAAGCCGCTCAACTGCCCCCTCCGTTCGACCGTGAACTGAGCGCCATGGCGGTGGGTGATATCACCCAGCCAGCCCGTACTCCAGGCGGTTTCATCATCCTGAAACTGTTGGAAAAACGCGGCGGCGGCAATCAGGTGCGTGACGAAGTGCATGT
Protein-coding sequences here:
- a CDS encoding LPS-assembly protein LptD, with the translated sequence MALKSPAFRKKFPLLVTGSLLALQPLATSFVVAAEQYDCSVSASGGWDCAPKTSAAQLPPRPVHDASAVSSSTATSAEGGETSEDTGAKSMLVTESKGRGLKSRSEDYSHLDWVPREKLTAAQLAETGPYCAGAYIEPIRPGMNDKTNKSDAPTFIGAKASRYQQEQQIATLAGDVVMRQGSMQVEADEANLYQAENRGELSGNVRLRDNGALLVGDHADVQLDTGEAKVDNAEYVMHKSRIRGNALYAKRAENAIIRLKDGTYTTCEPSSNAWQLKGNNITLNPATGFGTATNVTLRVKDIPVLYTPYIYFPIDDRRQSGFLPPTIGSGSDTGFMLVTPYYFNLAPNYDATLYPRYMSKRGMLMEGEFRYLTKSSEGQFGAAYLNDDNDDRKLQSDYEKTRYMYNWQHKGGLDSRVMTEVDYTKISDPYYFQDLQTDQIGVESRDYINQQGAVTYRGDTYAARLNAQAYELATVSNVTPYNRLPQITLNGFLPQHPGGLDFKYETEIVRFERDLKTGTYTDENGGEAKRLDTNIFGLARANGNRLNLAPSVSLPLNWTYGFLKPSLKYQYTQYDLDLDGQGKRDIAGQGPEGDRLNGTYSSNQNRGVPIVSVDSGLYFDRSTQWFGKNYRQTLEPRLYYLYVPEKDQSDIPVFDTGESTFNYSSLFRDNRFSGSDRVGDENKLSLGITNRWIEENGFERQRISVGQALYFKDREVQLPGIDAKTRDDAHSNVSPYALEYEYRWNRDWRTTADYNWDPDTRSPRSGSAMFHYQPEDNPNKVINAGYRYRNDLVRYDQSTGKWSVGGGDYGTPGTPGYVKDYYKIKQHDFSVIWPIVPQWNLISRWQYDYNRNRTLDAFGGFEYDNCCWKLRLINRYWVKYDETSQDAPSNEKGDHGIFLQIVLKGLGGLTGAKVESFLDKGIQGYREREDQAF
- the surA gene encoding peptidylprolyl isomerase SurA, producing MKTKLSDCLRPLMLGALFLGTAASAAVQPIDKVVAIVDNDVVMQSQLDQRVHEVQQTIAKRGGGMPPAEVLNQQVLERLIVENLQLQIGERSGIRITDEELNQAVGTIAQRNNMTPDQFRAALARDGLSYQDAREQIRREMIISRVRQRRVAERIQVSEQEVKNFLASDLGKMQLSEELHLANILIPTPESANSEAIQSAARQAMDIYQQLKQGADFAQLAIARSGSDNALEGGDMGWRKAAQLPPPFDRELSAMAVGDITQPARTPGGFIILKLLEKRGGGNQVRDEVHVRHILIKPSEIRSEEETKRLAQKLYERIEAGEDFAELAKSYSEDPGSALNGGDLSWIDPNALVPEFRDVMAKTPQGQLSKPFQSPYGWHVLEVLGRRATDSTTQAREQQAMTVLRNRKYDEELQTWLRQIRDEAYVEIKLPGADQAAQ